The following coding sequences are from one Granulicella arctica window:
- a CDS encoding alpha/beta hydrolase, which yields MTRSYRYILHTALLSVLALASAWMQAQSSTATTDRCYDSGDRRDLRLWDSDAPGSVGTNPCTDIPFLRVYRPHGAAAPTDNAIIVIPGGGYNELIDKKEQSPVGQYFADKLGITTFVLYYRLVQTNGTYRYPVPMWDGQRAIRYVRYNAAQFGISPQHIGVFGFSAGGHLASTIAVHFAANFGLDLKDAIDQTDPRPDFLGLGYPVISMDPAQYASHSSHNHLLYGYTGTELTQLEQYLSEQKQVNSTTPPTFLFESFDDKVVNSQNSSLFYEALVTAGVPSEAHIFQHGLHGDGLAVDEPAESAWPEMFHNWLNERGLIAPPWRLVPANQQ from the coding sequence ATGACACGTTCGTACCGATACATCCTTCACACTGCACTCCTCTCTGTGCTCGCCCTTGCGAGCGCATGGATGCAGGCTCAATCCTCCACCGCAACCACAGACCGTTGCTACGACAGCGGAGACCGGCGCGATCTGCGTCTCTGGGATAGCGACGCACCAGGTTCCGTTGGGACAAATCCCTGCACCGACATCCCGTTTCTTCGCGTCTACAGGCCACACGGCGCAGCAGCTCCAACCGACAACGCCATCATCGTAATTCCAGGTGGCGGCTATAACGAGCTCATCGACAAAAAGGAGCAATCCCCCGTCGGACAGTACTTCGCGGACAAGCTCGGCATCACCACCTTCGTTCTCTACTATCGCCTCGTTCAGACCAACGGCACCTATCGCTACCCGGTGCCGATGTGGGATGGTCAACGCGCCATCCGCTACGTGCGCTACAACGCTGCACAGTTCGGCATCAGTCCACAACACATAGGCGTATTCGGCTTTTCCGCGGGAGGCCATCTCGCATCGACCATCGCGGTTCACTTCGCCGCAAACTTTGGCTTGGACCTCAAAGACGCAATCGACCAGACAGATCCGCGTCCTGACTTCCTCGGTCTCGGCTATCCAGTCATCTCCATGGACCCCGCGCAGTATGCCTCTCATTCATCCCACAACCATCTGCTGTATGGATACACAGGCACCGAGTTGACCCAGCTCGAGCAGTATCTCTCCGAGCAGAAGCAGGTCAACTCCACCACTCCACCCACATTCCTCTTCGAGAGCTTCGACGACAAAGTCGTCAACTCTCAAAACAGCAGTCTCTTCTACGAAGCCCTCGTGACAGCAGGAGTTCCAAGCGAAGCCCACATCTTCCAACACGGCCTGCACGGCGATGGACTAGCAGTCGACGAGCCAGCCGAAAGCGCATGGCCAGAGATGTTTCACAACTGGCTCAACGAGCGCGGACTCATCGCACCCCCATGGAGACTCGTCCCCGCAAATCAGCAATAG